Within Vigna unguiculata cultivar IT97K-499-35 chromosome 2, ASM411807v1, whole genome shotgun sequence, the genomic segment TTTTTCCCAGGTAAACGTCAACGATGTTACTTATTTTATTGACTAGAAATAATGCAGGATTAGTGGATAAACACCAATAATCTGATTCCCTACCTAACATAGATcgatttaaaaatttcatactTTCACAGTTTAAGAggaatattaaaaaagaagagCAATAGAAGttgttaatttaaaaacctttggTTTAACTTTACTTCCACCCGAACATTGACACGTGTGTGCTACAGAAGCGTGACTAATAAATTATTGGTGATTAATACCGATACACGTGTTATTCTGTAAAAGCGTAGAGTTTAATATTTTGTCTAATATGTCACTTGTGACGCTATTTCACAAAATAATGTGTCAATTTTGGCGAGGTAACTCTGActtgaaatacaaaaaaatttaaggtGTAAATAATTTGGTGGGGTATTGAAACACTTGATTTAACACTTGATTTGAGAGGGagagaaaatattgaaaataaaaattgatttttttttcttgaattttatatGCAGATCAAGAGAGAGATTTCGTTATTATTGCGAATTAGATGTTCCAATCCAAAAGAAAAGATTTGACTAATCTAATCAGATGGAAAAAAAAGATGACTATAAAAACGGACAGTTAttgattatttatgtttaaaaaactgatataatattattacttctGTGAGATGAGacaatgataaaaaagaaatgataatattagcttaatttttttttttattttcgtcaagtttatcaattataattttgcttttatctttaaatatatcttaatttttgtcaatttcatTCAATTATGTCATTTTCTCTAAtaccgtttaaattattaacagcCAGTGACTACTACttgtgtttcttttattttttaatttttttaaatttcttttaaaagtatttttattattttttaaatgtccacgtgtccaGTGGCGGATATTGAGTAATAATGTtggaggagccaaaataatatactcaaaattcaaaatttatatatttaattattgtcattaacacaataaaaatgtataaataatttagtataatcgTGTATCtacaaaagaaatcacacatatacAAATAATTGTCCTTTGTTTTTCAGATTTTTGAACTCATCCATAATtgagtcaaaactaaattttttaacaatttctttttcaatgtaaagATAAACATGttccaaaatattaatataaaacatgtttctCTAATAGAACAATATGATTATTTGTATCATGATTCAGGATACATAAAGCTAAGATATTGAATTTGTATTGATTTCATCTTCACCAATAGctttctttttatcacttttaagaaataaatctatttttttattcttcatcaatatacctatttctttttaagtttaagattaaaaaataatttatcataatttaattaaaaaaataaaaattaagttactaaaagaaaaaatcaatgacAATCAATTCCCATTAAAAGttgattatgaaaaaacacatagtacagtcattttttttcttataatcatACAAAATAAGTATAAGGCTCATgaggtaaaaaataatattaactattaaacaaatatttcactatcaagtaaTGCGAGAGAATTACCTTTTGTCTTcacaaatgaaagaaaacaaatgataaatgaaagaaaaagaataagtttgtatttaactattttttttccctcaaaacgaaaagaaaacatgtgaaaATGTGAAATCAAtataacttgtgaaaaaatgaaaaatacaataagaaagaaaataaaaaatatcttaataaatatttttattatttattacatttgattttatattttaatatttattaacattaaatattatgtcttataaaataaataaaaatatatctcatttaatttttatcaatttttatatgttatatataataaaaaaattaaaaaaattgaaaataattaatatatataatataaaaaattaaaaattgtggggGAGGGGAGGGTGGCCATGGCCACCCCTGCCCCAATGATCCTCCGCCACTGCACATGTCAATTCAGTAACGTGCCACATGtcagagtcaatgttttatattcaatttggtcactatATTCGTGATTTTTGTGCAATTTATTCTCAACttttgttaacatgaaccaatattgtctctctccaaattaaaatcaaatttaattttatattaaaattcacatttttaaataaatatttttatataatatattaaaattcatatcattataatttttaagggttaaatatgtttttggtcccttaactttcaataaaatttggaattagtccatttcaaaactttgaaccaatttagtccttcattttttaaaatacttaaatttagttattttaatcaaattttgttggatttatttaatgtttcgtaTGCATTTGAGGATTGTATTCgagttatttatactatttgacacaaTTTTGCTTtcatgttaagtcaaatactattatgaaaagtacttgaaattttaaataagtttaacaaaatttgattaaaaagataaatttacatattttaaaatatgaatgactaaataagtctaaaatttcaaaatggactaacaCTTAAATTCAATGAAAGTCAggatacaaaaataatttaaccatAATTTGTTAGAAGttgttaatttaaaaacttttggTTTAACTTTACTTCCACCCAAACATTGACACGTGTGTGCTACAGAAGCGTGACTAATAAATTATTGGTGATTAATACCGATACACGTGTTATTCTGTAAAAGCGTAGAGTTTAATATTTTGTCTAATATGTCACTTGTGACGCTATTTCACAAAATAATGTGTCAATTTTGGGGAGGGTAAATAATTTGGTGGGGTATTGAAACACTTGATTTAACACTTGATTTGAAAGGGAGAGaagatattgaaaaaaaaaattgatttttaaaaaaaaaaattatatgcagATCAAGAGAGAGATTTAGTTATTATTGTGAATTAGATGTTCCAATCCAAAAGAAAAGATTTGACTAATCTAATcagatggaaaaaaaaattgatgactATAAAAACGGACAGTTACtgattatttatctttaaaaaaatgatatgatATTATTGCTTCTATTCAGAAGaaacaatgataaaaagaaatgacAACTGCATTTGATTCGTaagtttatattaatatatcacATTTGTTTGATATGATAATGTACTATGACTGTAAAACAACTTCATATACTTATCATTACTCTTTTTCTCATGGTTATATTTTGGTTCCATATCATAagttactatttattataataacttaTATAAATCAAACGTAATATTTGATTTAgatcataatttaatatttatttatattaacgtGACCGCTGATTTTTAACAATCCCAAACCAGTTTTGTTCAGGAATTTTCTGTATATATACAACATTAACTTTTTACGTAATTAAATTAGAATGTTTTGAAATGCGATAGTAGCTAGTAAAGGTTATAGTGTTTGTGAATGAGTCAGAGTTAAGGTGGTGGAAAAACAAGTAGACAAAGATTTTCCAATATCAAAGTGGCTTAGCATGAAGTCAAATAATTAAGGACAATAATGTACTTAATTCTCTGACTGaagattcaaaatatattatttaacgaCCGGGTTGATACAAAAAGTGTCCAACATCATAATTTAATTGCCGGATTATTGAAGGAAAATTTTAAGATTGATAGATAGTGTATTGCAATTTCATCATGTCAGGTCaagttttttcttattaaaactTTCCACATTAAGATATTCCAACCGTACTGTGCtagttcttttcatttttttaatcagtaaaaaaaattatatatacaagtgacactttttttttttttttttttttatcttacaaGAGGTACTTGGATATCAAAAACATATATACACAGATCCAAAGACAGAAAAAGCAAATTCTTTATGTGCCTGGTAATTATCTGATTAATTCCTGCCCTAGATACTCATAAGATCATGTCTCATAGCATATATTAGTGTTTGAAAATCATTAAGAGGAGAGATGAAAAAGTGTAATACCacgataaaatatttattcattaaCTAAGTGATTTTACAGCAGAGGATTAATTATCTGCATGATCCTCGTCggtaccaattttttttttttatacgtcattttgatatattttgaaaagtgtgTTAATCgagtttaaatttttgaaaagatatcttaattatgtctttttttagacaaaaattattaacgttgttaatgatattaatatttatattaaaatttaataataaaaattatgaataaaattaatagaccgctgataattttttttttctgaaaaagacttaaataagatattttttcaaaaattgaaactcgattaataaattttttaaaataaatattaaactaaaacatatgaataaaattgagtacctttttaactaattaaatttatataaaactaGTAGAAGAAAACTTCTTTTAATGgaataaaacagaaaaataacaaaaaaaaaaaaagcaacaaTCCTATCATATCTATATAATCTTATCTCTAAACTCCCCACTAGTGAGGAAGCTGTTTTTTCCATTTTTGTACATACAAATATATCTCAAagtttaaaagaataacttttATTCTTATCTGTTATGGAGGGAATTAATCTTGCCAATTGCAACGTGAAAAGAATGCAGTATTATTAAAAGTTGACGAGACTTTGCTTTTTACCTGGTAAACGTCAACTACGTTCCTTATcttattgaattaaattaataaaaaaacttaacagATGAAAGGAAAAGATATAAATGATGCAGGATTAGCACATGATAACGAATAATCTAATACCTACCAAacataataaatgttatttaaaacCAACCTTTTCATACGTTAAGATGTGAAAGAATTGTTAATTATGGATGACAGCTGCATCATTGGTAAATAAATACTGTTTCCAAAGTATATATTATGGTAAACCTTTCATTTATCTCTACTTCCTCCTAAATCCACGGCAAGCACGTCACGTGATCGTGTTTAATTAATTCGACACATAATTAAGTATTAGTACCTTCTAGAGTTTGATTTTATAATTCGTGTTAATTAGTTTCAtcgtaaaattaattgaaattataattagtattgtaaaaactaaaaaatatgtaGACTTTATTACTGATGTACTCATCAAACTTCATTCATGggtgattttataattttgaagttTAACTGAATATAGCAAAAATATACCTCTCAACTATTTACGGAAAGATCAAGCTTCTTATGTCCTATATAAGGTCACACTCTCCCTTCCACATTAGACTCTCCAAGCCACTGAAATCTTCGTTATTTGTTGTTTCTATAGTTCCATTTTTCCTTCCTTGTTTGCTTTCCACTGGGAAAAAATGGTGCTGTCAAAAATTAAGAAGGCTGCGGGGAAGCTTGAAAAAAGACCAGCTGAGGCACCCAAAACTTCCATGGACATGGTGTTCACCTTAGCAGAAGCCATTAGGTTCGGTTATGGAGAGACACTTGGCAAATGGAACCTCTTGGACATGCCAAGAGCCATCCTTTATTCTATCATGGAAAAGGTACATCCATTTCCAACTTTCCCTTCTTTCAAGGTTTCTTCATCGGTTAATGTCCTTACTGGGTTCTTGTAGGGTAAGAAAACAGTTGCAATAGAATGTAAAGAAAGAGAAGATTGTGTACAACTGAAAGACCCCGAAATATTGAAGGAGTTGTATGAGATCAAAAAGTGCTTGACACGCACCAAGCTTTTCAGCAAAAAACGCTTTCGTTCCTTTCTATTTGCCGCTGGATTCGTTAAGGGAGATGTTCTCCTACGGAAGAGAAGAGCTCGGGTACtcttaattgtttaaaaaaaaaaatggttattttGGAAGATTCTATCATATTCTAGTTTAAGTAACAGTTCTTTTTGGCAGATTCTGAAGCCTGCTTTCACAGTGATACGTGATAAGGAATCAAAATGTTTGTTTGTGTTCATCCGTGGAACTCGAAGCATAAAAGACACTCTGACAGATGCAATCGGTGCTCCCGTTTCCTTCAATCATTTCGTTTGCAGTGATGGTGAGCTGAAGAGGGACAACGTGATTTCAGGACATGGGCACCGAGGTATGGTTGCTGCGGCTCGTTGGATCAAAAAGCACTGCACTCCTAAACTTCTTGATGAAATTCGTCAATACCCCGATTTCCAAATCAAGGTATTGTTATGttttttggaatttatttaTGAACTGAAATTATATATGGCTTTTATTTAGTCATACATGTCAAGGATTTTTTTTGACATTTATCTCTTgccataattataataatcttTCTTTAATAGATAGTTGGACACTCACTTGGTGGTGGCACTGCTGCACTGTTGACTTTTATGCTTAGAGAAATAAAGCAGTTCTCTTCGTGCACTTGTGTCACCTTTGGCCCAGGCATGTCGTTATAtgacttcttcttcttctttagtttGCAGctaatgttttaatttggtcttttaatttggtcttgattgagtaattaattaattttcgttaggaTTTGTATATAGCTCAATCATCACATGATCTTTAGTTTAACCACATGAAGAAAAATATGGGTTTTAAAGATACTGAAgaagtaattataatttttgatgCAGCTGCTTGTATGTCAATGAAAATGGCGGAATTCGGAAAGCCCTTTATCACTTCCATTATAAATGGTTATGACATGGTGCCTACACTGTCAGCTGCTTCTGTTCATGATTTCATTCACGAGGTGCTCGAATTCGTTCTTTCAACATTTCATGGTTTTGGCAAATATGTTCTTGTGTAGGTTTATGTTAATGGCTTAATTTGGGATAAAGTTTCTGTCAGAAAATGATTGGTTCTTTGCTCAAGTTGGCTTTTATTTGTTCACTCAGGGTCTGGATAAGCGTAAACAATTCATAAAGTCTGCTTACAGCGCAATTGGATCTCGCATACCATTTGCATCTGCTGCAAAAACTTTTGCAGATCGTGCAGTGTCCCGCGGAACCGAGGTACCTTCAACCTTTCTTGTTTATGTTTATCAGTTGAAAGTCCTGTGGAGATACAAATTTTACCTCGACTTAAAAGTTCACTTAGCATTTGAtccattgatttttttttcatacgaATTTCTCATATAATAATCATCTTAATTACATTgagatttttctttaaataccTAAAGGTTGTGATGAATAGCAAACAAAGAACTCGGTCACTGATATCATGGCCAAAACGGGAGAATGCTGCGGCATTGACAAGTTCTAAATCAGAAAACATGGCTGAAGCTGCTCAATCATCAGATACAAGTATTGAAGTGACAGAAGAGTTAATAATCTCGGAGTTTACGAGTGATGAGGACGACGGAACTAAATCCTCCAGTGAAGGATCTGATGACGATGAGATGGATGAAGAAGAGGAGAAAATCATAGCTGCTACTCAGAACATTGCTAACGATGAATTGAATGAATATTACAAGGAGCTTCAACTAGAGACACAGGAGGAGGATAATCCTGATATCAATGGTGGCAAGGAAAAAGAAGCAGCCACAGAAAAAGGAATCAAAGAAGCAGAGATGAAGGATGAGGTTGTTCGTAGTGAAGAAAGTGCGGGTAAGGCAGTGGCAAAATCAGACAAGCCTGTCAGACATCATCTTTATCCACCAGGAAGGATCTTGCATATTGTTCCTGTACCTtgttcctctgaaaatcctaaAGCAATTGACTATGATGATGCTGATGCCAAACATGTGGCGTTGTATGAAACGGGTAGAGAGATGTATGGAAGACTCAGACTTTCAAGAGGGATGCTATTTGATCATATGACAACCAAGTATATGAAGGTGTTCCAGCAATTAATCAATCAATTTGAGAAAGAGAAGTTCCAAAGCGGTGCCTGATAATCCAAGAAACGGATATGAAAGGTTTTAGCTAATAGGCTTTTTGAGCCTTAGAGTTAAAAATCTGTGTTTTTATGTTTGTTGCGTGTATTGGAGTTGTAATAAGTCTCTTATAGCCTGACACTTTTATATGTAAGACTAGTTGgttggtgatgatgatgatattagGGAAAGTGTGTTGGGTGGTTAAGTTTTTGCAGTATGAGAACTAGTGTCATATACCATCCAAGAATAAAGGATAAATTGGGTCTCTGACAAAAGAATTTATGTTCTATATtcggaaaaatatttgaatgaaatttaattCGATCAATATGTGAACTAGATCGAATTAATGGTTGATATAACTAATCTGATtaagtatattatattaaatagatTATCTAACTATATTCCTTAAAGTCTGgataacaaattaatattattttacttttaagaaCATTATCAGAAGACTAAGTGGGGAAGAGGTGAAATATtaggttttaaataattttttctctgAAAGGCTTCTGTTTCTTTGGGCTTTATTGGCGGCCCAATACGTTTCAACATGGTAGCCCAAAGAAGAATTCACAAGATGACTAATTCGGCCTCAGTGTCGAATGCTTCCTCTGCATGAGAATCATAAAACAATTACACAAATGATTGACTAATATTAAAGTGCCTCAGCATGAAGACATTAATTAATGACAATAATCTACTTCGAATCTCAATCAAGATTCATAATACACTATTTAACTGCCGTACAGATAGATACACAACTTTTAACAACCTGGTGGTTACAAAGTGTATCAACATTATATTTCAATTGTCGGATAATGTAAGTAACATGTCACAAACAACAACACTTCCCAATCGTCATAAGtcaagttttttcttttcttactcCTCGTTTGTGCTATTTTTTTTCCCTATCAATGTTCACGTGCATGTAAAtttatgtaataattatttcttatttctcaTCCTTAGTCTACAAGATGAAGTCAAATCAATTGAAAACCAATTACAATCTTgtttaagattttgaaatttttcaaacattaaaatatgCCAACTAGTGTACACACCcttcatttaacaattattttcttggTGTCTATACCTATCACATGTCTTCTCCAAATTCTAACATTGttttataaagtaaatttaaatctaatttaattttataaaaaatcatttatgaaGTAAAATTTATATCCAATTGCATGTTATAACTTAATTATATCACTGAACCACATCTTTAACATTTTCAAACACTTTTCAAATCATCTTAATATAAGAGAATTGAgcataattcttttaaatactaattcaaaaacaaaaatataaagataataaagaattatttaaatttaacagagCTCATACCCAAAAGTCGTTTAAATATTCGACTTCAGACATTAAGACAATTGTACTGGAGCACCAAATAATCATTAAACTTTTCTCAAATTACTTACCAAATAGGACCTAGAAGCGTTAACAGATTATATATGTTTGTTGTTGAGGAAAATGTgttacttatttattaaattaagggAATAACTTGTATTATCTGTTAATTAATATATTCTGGATAATGAATATTGTATATTGAAGTGTGAAAACAATGCAATATTGATGTGATTTTCCTTTTTTGCCTGGTAAAAGTcaactatattaattattttattaattaaaaaacaattgaccagctggaagaaaaaaaatgacgaAGAAATGGTGCAAGATTAGCATATGATCACAAATAATCTGGATCCGAATCAAACATAATTAGGTTTTTTATCAAACCATGTTTTCACACGTTAAGATGGGAAGAAATTGTTAATTAGAATGACAACTGCATCCGGATAAGTACTGCTTTCAAAGTATATATTATCTGATAAACCTTTAATTCAACTATATTTCCGCCTAAACCCACGCCACGCATGCCACATGATCCCGTTTAATAAATTCCACTCATAATTAAGTAATACTACTTCTACAGTTTCATTTTCACGTAATAtcagtttaaatatatatacaattagATGAAAAATCAGGAAAACAAATAACACTATATTATTTAAACTTAGGCCAAATCcagaaaatatatgtaattttcaCTATGCAGATTATGGTAGGTATTgaatcctttttattttttcacgaaatttaatgtattaattttatttaacattaaaagaaaacaagggaGGATTTCGGGATGGATTGATAGGAGAATATacttttattcttgttttaaatttcaCCATGGGATTCACTTCAACTTGCAGTACGATTTTTCAAAAACTGATTCAAACTAAATTGAACCTGCAAAATATGTTAATACATTTTTTCATTAGAATagttgatataataataataataagttatacACTCtaatcgatttttttttttttaaagttgttaagtctattttacatatttgatttgtagatttttttatttgtttctatcTAATTCTCATGCTGATATCATCAACTTTATTGTgtaaattgacacattttttattttgcaaacTAAgcttaaagtttttttttttcatatttattattattagactaaaataatatattattttagcttttgacgatattaaatatttaattttacaattttattagtttattgtTCAATAAGTTTATAGAATTTTGagtaacatatatttattattatattttaatctaaaagataaaatgaaaaaaataatataacaagtATTTACATTTTcgattttaattaatataataaaaaatattaacacaaaaaactttaatttctgtatacatatatacaccATCTGAGAATTGTGTCTGAACTTCACAGTGTGAAACATACaaagttaatatttatatacaaagTTAATGTTATGGAGAATTTGAAGAAAGAGTTTAAGTTTtactttcaataaaaatgagaaaattgaaaataatataaattaaagaatagtaaatttattattttaaagattttaatttggaggtaccattaattttttaagtgtGGGATAAACTCATGTCTTATTGGGGTTGTATCCAGTGATCCTTCTTGAAAGATTCTTACCATAAGTTGTATAGTTTTCATGATGGAGGGTCAGACAAACATATAAACGACGATACAAGTAAGGAGTACTTGTGGTTTGATATGTTTATGGTCAAGAGATAGTATTAACGTGAAGGGATTCACAGGAAAAAGATCCACAGAACTATTATCTTTTTTGAGTCAGAGATGATGtcaattttttatgtgtttttttattagttCTGTATCTTCTCCACGATTCTCCATCTAAATATccatcaatattttaatattttaatttatttttttctgaactaATTTAcatattagaataaaaatataattttgttgatCTTAAGTAGacttagaataaaataattaagtttacaTCTGTGACCACCCAAAAATATATACCATGCTGTAACTACTTAGGGAAAGGCCAAGCTTCTGATGTCCTATATAAGCTCACACTGCCCCTCACATTAGACTGCAAGCCACTGAAATCTTTGTTCTTTGCTCTTTCTATAGTCCCATTTTCCATATCTTTCTTCTCGTTCGCATTTcactggaaaaaaaaatgatgctGGTTAAGAAGGCAGTGAGGAAGCTTGAAAAAAGACCAGCTGAGGCGCCCAAAACTTCCATGGACATGGTTTTCACTTTTGCAGAAGCCATTAGGTTCGGTTATGCAGACATACTAGGCAAATGGAACCTCTTGGACTTACCCAGAGCCATCCTCTATGGTATCATGGAAAAGGTACATCCATTTCCGACATTCCCTTCTTTCAAGGTTTCTTCATCTGTTAATGTCCTTACTGGGTTCTTATAGGGCAAGAAAACAGTTGCAATCGAATGTAAAGAAAGAGATGATTGTGTGCAACTGACAGACCCCGAATTATTAAAGGAGTTGTATGAGCTCAAAAAATGCTTGACACGCACCATGCTTTTCAGCGATAGACGCTTTCGTTCCTTTCTATTTGCAGCTGGATTCGTCAAGGAGGATGTTCTCCTAAGGAAGAGAAGAGCTCGggtatatttcattttttttaccttaGTTCTACTCTTTCCATTTTAGTTTATCTAAAACTTTTTTTTGGGCAGATTCTGAAGCCTGCATTCACAGTGATACGTGATAAAGAATCAAAATGTTTGTTTGTGTTCATCCGGGGAACTCGAAGCATAAAAGACACTCTGACGGATGTAATCGGTGCTCCCGTTTCCTTCAACCATTTCATTTGCAGTGATGGTGAGCTGAAGAGGAACAACGTGGTTTCAGGACATGGGCACCGAGGTATGGTAGCTGCGGCTCGTTGGATCAAAAAGCACTGCACTCCTAAACTTCTTGATGAGCTTCGTCAATATCCAGATTTCCAAGTCAAGGTATTGTATCACCCTCTTACTTAACTTTATAAACTGaaattatatatgtagttattaTTCAATCGTGCAACTCagtctaataattatttaacagaTCGTTGGACACTCACTTGGTGGTGGTACTGCTGCAATATTGACATATATGCTCAGAGAGATTAAACAGTTCGCTTCATGCACTTGTGTCACCTTTGGCTCAGGCATGTAGTTATTTGACTTCTTTGGTTCGCAtctaaagttttatttttgtcttcttGTGAACGAACATTAAATAAGGGAAACTTAAGGTATTTATCAAAAAAGAGATCAATAATATTTCAACATTAAATATCACGTATATAAGtttttatgtcttttatctatgattctttaattaattaattagttggTTTTCTTCGATGttccaaaaatataatttttgatgCAGCTGCTTGTATGTCACTGGAAATGGCGGAATTCGGGAAGCCCTTTGTCACTTCCATT encodes:
- the LOC114173991 gene encoding uncharacterized protein LOC114173991 isoform X2, producing MMLVKKAVRKLEKRPAEAPKTSMDMVFTFAEAIRFGYADILGKWNLLDLPRAILYGIMEKGKKTVAIECKERDDCVQLTDPELLKELYELKKCLTRTMLFSDRRFRSFLFAAGFVKEDVLLRKRRARILKPAFTVIRDKESKCLFVFIRGTRSIKDTLTDVIGAPVSFNHFICSDGELKRNNVVSGHGHRGMVAAARWIKKHCTPKLLDELRQYPDFQVKIVGHSLGGGTAAILTYMLREIKQFASCTCVTFGSAACMSLEMAEFGKPFVTSIGLIKRKKFISSAYSAIESRLSFASSAKAFADQAVSRGTEVVMSSKQRTQSLISWPRREKTAALTSSKSANMAEASESLPTSYEAATEELTISEFTSDEDDGSKSTSEGSDNDGEDEEEEQIISSTPNTDNDELNQYLKELQLEAQDDNPNTNGAKEKEEATKKGITEAEMNDEVVPGSTEATSEKPVKHYLYPSGRILHIVPVISSENSESNHNDDADEKRVVLYETPRKMYGKLRLSISMLHHHKTGNYLKVLQRLINQLEKEKSRYGA
- the LOC114174027 gene encoding uncharacterized protein LOC114174027, giving the protein MVLSKIKKAAGKLEKRPAEAPKTSMDMVFTLAEAIRFGYGETLGKWNLLDMPRAILYSIMEKGKKTVAIECKEREDCVQLKDPEILKELYEIKKCLTRTKLFSKKRFRSFLFAAGFVKGDVLLRKRRARILKPAFTVIRDKESKCLFVFIRGTRSIKDTLTDAIGAPVSFNHFVCSDGELKRDNVISGHGHRGMVAAARWIKKHCTPKLLDEIRQYPDFQIKIVGHSLGGGTAALLTFMLREIKQFSSCTCVTFGPAACMSMKMAEFGKPFITSIINGYDMVPTLSAASVHDFIHEGLDKRKQFIKSAYSAIGSRIPFASAAKTFADRAVSRGTEVVMNSKQRTRSLISWPKRENAAALTSSKSENMAEAAQSSDTSIEVTEELIISEFTSDEDDGTKSSSEGSDDDEMDEEEEKIIAATQNIANDELNEYYKELQLETQEEDNPDINGGKEKEAATEKGIKEAEMKDEVVRSEESAGKAVAKSDKPVRHHLYPPGRILHIVPVPCSSENPKAIDYDDADAKHVALYETGREMYGRLRLSRGMLFDHMTTKYMKVFQQLINQFEKEKFQSGA